A window of the Butyricimonas faecalis genome harbors these coding sequences:
- a CDS encoding YdeI/OmpD-associated family protein has protein sequence MDEKLVDKEYLLEKLPGKYGWTYTIIPEIRPAPNAPFNWVKVRGTIDRYQIKDYRLMPSGDVMPSGKGVLFLAVNAEIRKKIQKQAGDYVHIVLYPDNEPIEIPKEFLLCLQDDIVALQFFNSLIESEQYKYIRWIYSAKGEQTKVDRIAKTVTKLADRKKFADKE, from the coding sequence ATGGATGAAAAATTAGTCGATAAAGAATATTTGCTTGAGAAATTGCCTGGCAAGTACGGTTGGACATATACGATTATTCCTGAAATTAGGCCAGCCCCCAATGCCCCGTTCAATTGGGTGAAAGTACGAGGAACAATTGATCGTTATCAAATCAAAGATTACCGTTTAATGCCATCTGGGGATGTAATGCCATCTGGAAAGGGAGTTCTGTTTCTGGCTGTCAATGCTGAAATCCGCAAAAAGATACAGAAACAGGCAGGCGATTATGTCCACATTGTTTTATATCCAGACAATGAACCAATAGAAATCCCGAAAGAATTTTTGTTGTGCTTACAAGATGACATCGTAGCTTTGCAGTTTTTTAATTCGCTCATTGAAAGCGAACAATATAAATACATCAGGTGGATATATTCGGCAAAGGGGGAGCAGACCAAAGTTGACAGGATTGCCAAAACAGTAACCAAACTTGCAGACCGCAAGAAATTTGCAGACAAAGAATAA